A stretch of the Pseudorasbora parva isolate DD20220531a chromosome 13, ASM2467924v1, whole genome shotgun sequence genome encodes the following:
- the LOC137039329 gene encoding putative SCAN domain-containing protein SCAND2P: MDDPEAFIDLFERSAAARDWPKEDWPMRLLPLLSGEAQVAAHQLPVKNLLVYDDLKRAILQRVGRTPEQHRQRFRTLALEESGRPFIFAHQLRDSCRKWLMAGECDAEGIIDRVVLEQFVARLPKKTAQWVQCHRPASLDQAIQLAEDQMVACHGVGEPLPAASLSLSSLSLSPPNPAPSLSKPVPAPRSRAGVPPRPAPRWRTGPAAETAATPRPAARGGGSLDPFPGSLSPSLSPRQGLDPLPATRAAGRPGPACWRCGDPGHFIDRCPMMDVGTLVRVPDAPQAAPDQAGLYQIP; the protein is encoded by the exons ATGGACGACCCAGAGGCGTTCATCGACCTCTTCGAGAGGTCCGCCGCCGCTCGGGACTGGCCCAAGGAGGACTGGCCAATGCGGCTCCTGCCCCTGCTATCGGGAGAGGCGCAGGTCGCCGCCCACCAACTGCCAGTCAAGAACCTCCTGGTCTACGACGACCTCAAGCGCGCCATCCtgcagcgggtcggccggacacCGGAACAGCACCGCCAGCGGTTCCGGACACTGGCGCTCGAAGAGTCCGGCCGGCCCTTCATCTTCGCgcaccagctccgggactcgtgccGCAAGTGGCTGATGGCCGGAGAATGCGACGCCGAGGGGATCATCGATCgcgtggtgctggagcagttcgtCGCGCGGCTTCCGAAGAAGACCGcgcagtgggtccagtgccaccgcccGGCGTCGCTGGACCAGGCCATCCAGTTGGCGGAAGACCAGATGGTGGCGTGCCacggggtcggcgagcccttgCCAgcggcttctctctctctctcttctctctctctctctcctcctaaCCCCGCCCCGTCTCTCTCTAAACCTGTCCCCGCTCCCAGGTCCAGAGCTGGAGTGCCGCCCCGGCCGGCGCCGAGGTGGAGAACGGGGCCCGCGGCCGAGACAGCGGCGACTCCCCGGCCGGCGGCCCGGGGAGGAGGGAGCCTCGATCCCTTCCCGGGGTCCTTATCTCCGTCCCTCTCTCCACGCCAAGGGCTGGACCCACTTCCAGCCACTAGGGCGGCGGGGAGGCCTGGGCCGGCTTGTTGGCGCTGTGGGGACCCGGGACACTTTATTGATCGGTGTCCGATGATGGATGTGGGGACGCTGGTCCGGGTCCCCGACGCGCCACAAGCCGCCCCCGATCAAGCTGGCCTGTACCAGATAccc Tag